One Alligator mississippiensis isolate rAllMis1 chromosome 1, rAllMis1, whole genome shotgun sequence genomic window carries:
- the SLC5A3 gene encoding sodium/myo-inositol cotransporter: MRASLETADIAIVALYFILVMCIGFFAMWKYNRSTVSGYFLAGRSMTWVAIGASLFVSNIGSEHFIGLAGSGAASGFAVGAWEFNALMLLQLLGWVFVPVYIRSRVYTMPEYLSKRFGGHRIQVYFAVLSLILYIFTKLSVDLYSGALFIQESLGWNLYLSVILLIGMTALLTVTGGLVAVIYTDTLQALLMIVGALTLMVISITEVGGFEELKRKYMLSSPNITSILLTYNLSNTNSCHVHPKPDALKMLREPTDEDIPWPGFLLGQTPASVWYWCADQVIVQRVLAAKNIAHAKGSTLMAGFLKLLPMFIIVVPGMISRVLFADDIACINPEHCMEVCGSRAGCSNIAYPRLVMKLVPVGLRGLMMAVMIAALMSDLDSIFNSASTIFTLDIYKLIRKSATSRELMIVGRVFVAFMVVISIAWVPIIVEMQGGQMYLYIQEVADYLTPPVAALFLMGIFWKRCNEQGAFYGGMIGFVFGAIRLILAFIYRVPECNQPDTRPGFIRNIHYMYIATALFWITGIITVIVSLLTSPPTKEQIRTTTFWSVKSKTAKEDDSKGDLYKVQEKSMLKCNENANHIIPNGKSEDHIKNIKPEDINLLVACRDESNPVISVSPSEVETPIDCYSNGQVALMGEKKHEDTDDRAKHWKFIDCFCGFKSKNMSKKAILEMEEETFCIQMLEETPKVKLLLNTGLFCVCSIGIFMFVYFSV; encoded by the coding sequence ATGAGGGCTTCTTTGGAAACTGCAGACATTGCCATTGTGGCATTGTACTTCATACTCGTGATGTGCATAGGTTTTTTTGCCATGTGGAAATACAATCGAAGCACAGTAAGTGGCTACTTCTTGGCTGGGCGTTCCATGACCTGGGTAGCTATTGGTGCATCCTTATTTGTGAGCAATATTGGAAGTGAACATTTCATTGGGCTTGCAGGATCTGGAGCAGCAAGTGGATTTGCAGTAGGAGCATGGGAATTCAACGCCTTAATGCTTTTACAGCTTTTAGGATGGGTCTTTGTCCCAGTCTACATCCGGTCAAGAGTGTACACCATGCCTGAATACTTGTCCAAGCGTTTTGGAGGGCATAGAATCCAAGTCTATTTTGCAGTGTTGTCTCTGATTCTTTATATCTTCACCAAACTTTCAGTTGACTTGTATTCAGGTGCACTTTTTATTCAAGAATCTCTAGGTTGGAATCTTTACTTATCAGTTATCCTGCTCATTGGAATGACTGCTTTGTTGACTGTGACTGGAGGTCTTGTGGCAGTCATCTACACAGACACTCTTCAAGCTCTGCTTATGATCGTTGGTGCCCTCACACTTATGGTTATAAGTATTACAGAAGTTGGTGGGTTTGAAGAACTTAAAAGGAAGTACATGTTGTCATCGCCAAATATTACGTCAATCTTGCTGACCTACAACCTTTCTAATACCAATTCATGTCATGTCCACCCAAAGCCTGATGCTCTTAAAATGTTGCGTGAGCCAACAGATGAAGATATTCCCTGGCCTGGATTTTTACTGGGGCAGACCCCAGCTTCTGTGTGGTACTGGTGTGCTGACCAAGTTATTGTTCAGAGGGTTTTAGCTGCAAAAAATATTGCTCATGCCAAAGGATCCACTCTCATGGCAGGCTTCCTGAAGTTGCTGCCTATGTTCATTATAGTAGTCCCAGGGATGATTTCACGAGTGCTGTTCGCAGATGATATTGCCTGTATCAATCCAGAACACTGCATGGAAGTCTGTGGAAGCAGAGCTGGATGTTCTAACATTGCCTATCCACGATTAGTGATGAAACTTGTACCAGTTGGCCTGCGAGGACTTATGATGGCTGTAATGATTGCTGCACTGATGAGTGACTTGGATTCTATATTTAACAGTGCCAGCACCATATTTACACTGGATATCTACAAACTCATACGCAAGAGTGCAACATCTAGAGAACTAATGATTGTAGGAAGAGTGTTTGTCGCTTTCATGGTAGTTATAAGCATTGCCTGGGTCCCAATAATAGTAGAAATGCAAGGAGGCCAGATGTACCTCTATATACAAGAGGTAGCAGATTATTTGACACCACCTGTGGCTGCCCTATTTCTAATGGGTATATTTTGGAAGCGCTGCAACGAACAAGGAGCATTCTATGGTGGAATGATTGGGTTTGTTTTTGGAGCTATACGATTGATACTGGCATTTATCTATCGTGTTCCTGAGTGTAATCAACCGGATACTAGACCAGGTTTTATCAGGAATATCCATTATATGTATATTGCTACTGCTCTGTTCTGGATCACTGGAATTATAACTGTAATTGTAAGTCTGCTTACATCGCCACCCACAAAGGAACAGATTCGAACAACCACTTTCTGGTCTGTGAAAAGCAAGACTGCCAAAGAAGATGATTCAAAGGGGGATCTATATAAAGTACAAGAAAAGAGCATGTTAAAATGCAATGAAAATGCTAATCACATTATTCCAAATGGCAAGTCTGAAGaccatattaaaaatattaagccTGAGGATATCAATCTCCTGGTTGCCTGTAGAGATGAAAGCAACCCAGTGATTTCTGTAAGTCCCTCTGAAGTTGAGACACCCATTGATTGTTACTCAAATGGACAAGTGGCTCTCATGGGTGAGAAAAAACATGAAGATACTGATGATCGTGCCAAACATTGGAAATTCATAGATTGTTTCTGTGGCTTTAAAAGTAAAAATATGAGCAAGAAAGCCATCCTAGAGATGGAGGAAGAGACTTTTTGTATACAAATGCTGGAAGAGACTCCAAAAGTTAAACTGTTACTAAATACCGGACTATTCTGTGTCTGTTCTATTGGAATATTCATGTTTGTCTATTTCTCTGTCTGA